One Danio rerio strain Tuebingen ecotype United States chromosome 22, GRCz12tu, whole genome shotgun sequence genomic window carries:
- the LOC100536587 gene encoding LOW QUALITY PROTEIN: uncharacterized protein (The sequence of the model RefSeq protein was modified relative to this genomic sequence to represent the inferred CDS: deleted 1 base in 1 codon; substituted 1 base at 1 genomic stop codon) — MTASDSTDVIRARRAHSFGVESSELSSAAISERQRQSLLKDSVKMSDPEPCRIKQEETEELIDVLVKEESEELSEDEEKHHVKSEEDTHTNSEHGASMEKTAVQCLTCTQCGKSLSSKSNLKIHMMIHTGEKPFKCSHCDMRFNRLGNLKSHERTHTGEKPYKCAHCDKRFNFSENLKTHMLLHTGEKTHQCDQCGKTFLRPSGLKSHLRVHTNENLYSCPECGKSFTSPIVLGKHQKIHTGVGEFFCFDCGRTFTKVKYLKRHQMIHTGEKPHACSDCGRRFRLSCTLKYHKMIHTGEKPFTCTQCGKSFTQLSSLSAHMLIHTGEKKHKCDQCRKTFLRPSELKDHLRIHSNERPYSCSECGKSFILQSNLKKHQKIHTGVREFVCFDCGKSFIRAGGLRRHQMIHTRELPYPCSHCNKTFRHSGHLKKHERTHTGEKNHELKKQNEISLPESSTLYSHTPDFSVNQPLLYIIKGPVLVLGSPTTGRQRCLTRSFSVESSELSSATISERQRQSLLKDSEKMSDPEPCRIKQEETEELIDVVVKEESEELSEDKEKHHVKREEDTQTNTEHDASMEKTAVKCLTCTQCGKTFSSKYKLKIHMMIHTGEKPFKCSLCDMRFNRLGNLKSHERTHTGEKPYKCAHCDKRCNFPENLKTHMLIHTGEKTHTCDQCGKTFLRPLGLKNHLRVHTKKKLYLCPVCGKSLTTPTVLRKHQKLHTAVREFVCIDCGRAFTTDKYLKLHQMIHTGEKPHVCLDCGQRFRLSGSLTYHKLIHTGEKPFTCTQCGKSFTKISSLKEHMLIHTGEKKHKCDQCGKAFLRPSELKVHLRLHSNERPYSCSECGKGFTVQSHLKGHQKIHTGVRDFVCSECGKTFITARTLRRHQMIHTKEKPYQCSHCDKTFRRSGHLKTHERTHTGEKNHELKKQNEISLPLSSTLYSHKSDFSVNQPLLYIIKGPIXVLGSPTTG; from the exons CTCTGCCGCCAtcagtgaaagacaaagacagagtttattgaaggacagtgtgaagatgagtgatccagaaccctgcagaattaaacaggaagagactgaagaactaatag ATGTGTtggtgaaggaggagagtgaagaactgagtgaagatgaggagaaacatcatgtcaagaGTGAAGAAGACACTCACACAAACAGTGAACATGGTGCTTCAATGGAAAAAACAGCTGTACAATGTTTGACCTGCacccagtgtggaaagagtttaaGCTCCAAATCtaatcttaagattcacatgatgatccacactggagagaaacccttcaagtgttcacactgcgacatgaGGTTCAATCGTTTAGGAAACCTGAAATCCCACgagagaactcacactggagagaaaccgtacaagtgtgcacactgcgacaagagatttaATTTTTCAGAAAACCTGAAAACACACATGCTgctccacactggagagaaaacacaccaATGTGATCAATGCGGCAAAACTTTTTTAAGGCCTTCAGGGCTAAAGAGCCATCTTAGAGTTCACACAAACGAGAATCTTTACTCCTGtcctgagtgtggaaagagttttacatcCCCGATAGTTTTAGGAaaacatcagaagatccacactggtgtgggAGAGTTTTTCTGCTTTGACTGTGGGAGGACTTTTACTAAAGTTAAATACTTGAAACGCCAccagatgattcacactggagagaaacctcaCGCGTGTTCAGACTGCGGTAGGAGATTCAGACTGTCTTGTACCCTTAAATATCACaaaatgattcacactggagagaaaccgttcacatgtactcaatgtgggaagagtttcacacaACTATCAAGCCTCAGTGCACACATGCTGATCCACACTGGTGAGAAAAAACACAAATGTGATCAGTgcagaaaaacatttttgaggcCTTCAGAGCTGAAGGACCACCTTAGAATTCATTCAAACGAGAGGCCGTATTCATGctctgagtgtgggaagagtttcatattgcagtcaaatttaaaaaaacatcagaagatccacactggtgtgagagagttCGTCTGCTTtgattgtgggaagagtttcattaGAGCTGGAGGCTTGAGACGGCACCAGATGATCCACACTCGAGAGCTCCCTTACCCGTGTTCACACTGCAACAAAACATTCAGACATTCAGGACACCTGAAAAAacatgagaggactcacactggagagaaaaatCACGAGTTAAAAAAGCAGAATGAAATCTCCCTTCCTGAAAGCTCTACACTATATTCACACACACCAGATTTCTCAGTTAATCAGCCCCTGTTATACATTATAAAAGGTCctgttttggttttggggtctccaacaacag GACGTCAACGCTGTCTGACGCGTTCattcagcgtcgagtcttcagagctgag ctctgccaccatcagtgaaagacaaagacagagtttattgaaggacagtgagaagatgagtgacccagaaccctgcagaattaaacaggaagagactgaagaactaatag ATGTGGtggtgaaggaggagagtgaagaactgagCGAAGATaaggagaaacatcatgtcaagaGGGAAGAAGACACTCAGACAAACACTGAACATGATGCTTCAATGGAGAAAACAGCTGTAAAATGTTtgacatgcactcagtgtggaaagacttTCAGCTCCAAATACAagcttaagattcacatgatgatccacactggagagaaacccttcAAGTGTTCACTCTGCGACATGAGGTTCAATCGTTTAGGAAACCTGAAATCCCACgagagaactcacactggagagaaaccgtacaagtgtgcgcactgcgacaagagatgtaattttccagaaaacctgaaaacacacatgctgattcacactggagagaaaacacacacatgtgaTCAATGCGGCAAAACATTTTTGAGACCTTTGGGCCTGAAGAACCATCTTAGAGTTCACACAAAGAAGAAGCTTTATTTATGTCctgtgtgtggaaagagtttaACAACCCCGACAGTTTTAAGGAAACATCAGAAGCTCCACACTGctgtgagagagtttgtgtgcATTGACTGTGGGAGGGCTTTTACTACAGATAAATACTTGAAACTGCAccagatgatccacactggagagaaacctcaCGTGTGTTTAGACTGCGGCCAAAGATTCAGACTGTCTGGTAGCCTTACATATCACAAactgattcacactggagagaaaccgttcacatgtactcagtgtgggaagagcttcacAAAAATATCGAGCCTTAAAGAACACATgctgatccacaccggagagaaaaaacacaaatgtGATCAGTGCGGCAAAGCATTTTTGAGGCCTTCAGAGCTGAAGGTCCATCTTAGACTTCATTCAAACGAGAGGCCGTATTCATGCTCTGAGTGTGGGAAGGGTTTCACAGTGCAGTCACATTTAAAAGggcatcagaagatccacactggtgtgagagactttgtgtgttcagagtgtgggaagacttttattacagctagaACCTTGAGACGACACCAGATGATCCATACTAAGGAGAAACCTTaccagtgttcacactgtgacaaaaCATTCAGACGTTCAGGAcacctgaaaacacatgagaggactcacactggagagaaaaatCACGAGTTA AAAAAGCAGAATGAAATCTCCCTTCCTCTAAGCTCTACACTATATTCACACAAATCAGATTTCTCAGTTAATCAGCCCCTGTTATACATTATAAAAGGTCCTATTTaggttttggggtctccaacaacaggctga
- the si:dkey-15h8.15 gene encoding si:dkey-15h8.15, translating to MSDPEPCRIKQEDTEELIDVVVEEESEELSEDEEKHHVKSKKKTQVKVRRSSSMKKTAVKCYTCTQCGKSYNLKETLKRHLIIHTGERPYKCSHCDMRFNNRGNLKTHKLIHTGERTHKCDQCGKTFLRPYELKKHLRLHINGRPYSCSECGKSFARRSCLNDHQKTHTGVREFVCSDCGKTFIRAGALKLHQMIHTGEKPYKCSHCDKTFRQSGHLKIHKTTHSGERTFTSTQCGKSFKESSDFNVLSHTAEKKHELKKHNEISLPESSTLYSHTPDFSVKQPLICIIKGPVLVLGSPTTG from the exons atgagtgatccagaaccctgcagaattaaacaggaagacactgaagaactaatag ATGTGGTGGTGgaggaggagagtgaagaactgagtgaagatgaggagaaacatcatgtcaagaGTAAGAAAAAAACTCAAGTGAAGGTCAGACGTAGTTCATCAATGAAAAAAACAGCTGTGAAATGTtacacctgcactcagtgtggaaagagctacAACCTCAAAGAGACTCTCAAGCGTCACCTGAttattcacactggagagagaccttacaagtgttcacactgcgacatgCGATTCAATAATAGAGGGAACCTGAAAACACACAagctgatccacactggagagagaacaCACAAATGTGATCAGTGCGGCAAAACATTTTTGAGACCTTACGAGCTGAAGAAACATCTTAGACTTCATATAAATGGGAGGCCGTATTCATGTtctgagtgtgggaagagttttgcaCGACGGTCATGTTTAAATGACCATCAGAAGACCCACACTGGTGTGCGAGAGTTCGTCTGCTCTGACTGTGGGAAGACTTTTATTAGAGCTGGAGCTTTGAAATTGCAccagatgattcacactggagagaaaccgtacaagtgttcacactgcgacaagacatTCAGACAATCCGGACACCTGAAAATACATAAGACGACTCACAGTGGAGAGAGAACATTCACAtctactcagtgtgggaagagtttcaaagAATCATCAGACTTTAATGTGCTGAGTCACACTGCAGAGAAAAAACACGAGTTAAAAAAGCACAATGAAATCTCCCTTCCTGAAAGCTCTACTCTATATTCACACACACCAGATTTCTCAGTTAAACAGCCCCTGATATGCATCATAAAAGGTCctgttttggttttggggtctccaacaacaggctga
- the znf1167 gene encoding uncharacterized protein znf1167, with product MSDPEPCRIKQEETEELIDVIVKEESEELSEDEEKHHVKREEETQSEAEDSFSVERTAVKPFTCIECGKSYSRKSSLKIHIRIHTGERPYQCSHCDKRFSSSENLNSHERIHLREKPYKCSHCDSRFNRSENLKTHMLIHTGEKTHGCDQCSKTFLRASELKIHLRAHANERPHICSECGKSFTQKSHLKDHQKIHTGVREFVCSDCEKTFRRAEHLKRHQRIHTQQKSFECSHCGEKFRLASLLKHHKMIHTGEKPHKCDQCGKTFLKPSELKNHFRVHTNEKPFSCSECGKSFITNKHLKKHQKIHTGEKPHECSYCNKTFRRSGHLKIHEMIHTGEKPYECSHCDKTFRRSEDLKSHMMLLTGEKPHKCDQCSKTFLRASELRRHLRVHTNEKPYLCSECGKTFRQKAHLKEHQKVHTAVREFVCSECGKGFKKATDWRRHQMIHTEEKLYICTQCGESFTQLSTLNEHVEIHNVEKITNKEGMKFPESSTL from the exons atgagtgatccagaaccctgcagaattaaacaggaggagactgaagaactaatag ATGTGATTGTtaaggaggagagtgaagaactgagtgaagatgaggagaaacatcatgtcaagaGGGAAGAAGAAACTCAATCAGAGGCTGAAGATAGTTTTTCAGTGGAAAGAACAGCTGTGAAACCTTTTACCTGCattgagtgtggaaagagttacaGCCGCAAATCCAGTCTCAAGATTCACAtaaggattcacactggagagagaccttaccagtgttcacactgcgacaagagattcagtaGTTCAGAAAACCTGAATTCACATGAGAGAATACACTTaagagagaaaccttacaagtgttcacactgcgacagcAGATTCAATCGTTCAGAAAACCTGAAGACACACatgctgatccacactggagagaaaacacacggATGTGatcaatgcagcaaaacatttttgagggCTTCAGAGCTGAAGATCCATCTTAGAGCTCACGCAAACGAGAGGCCTCATATATGTtctgagtgtgggaagagttttacacagaaatcacatttaaaagaccatcagaagatccacactggtgtgagagagtttGTCTGCTCGGACTGTGAGAAGACGTTTAGAAGAGCTGAACACTTAAAACGCCACCAGAGGATCCACACTCAACAGAAATCTTTTGAGTGTTCACACTGCGGTGAGAAATTCAGACTGGCTAGTCTCCTTAAACATCAcaagatgatccacactggagagaaaccacacAAATGTGATCAGTGCGGCAAAACATTTTTGAAGCCTTCAGAGCTGAAGAACCATTTTAGAGTTCACACAAACGAGAAGCCGTTCTCATGctctgagtgtgggaagagttttattacaaataaacacCTGAAAAAACaccagaagatccacactggagagaaaccgcacGAGTGTTCATATTGCAACAAGACATTCAGACGTTCAGGACACCTGAAAATACAtgagatgatccacactggagagaaaccttatgagtgttcacactgcgacaaaacATTCAGACGATCAGAAGACCTGAAATCACACATGATGCTCCTCACCGGAGAGAAGCCACACAAATGTGATcagtgcagcaaaacatttttgagggCTTCAGAGCTGAGGAGACATCTTAGAGTTCACACAAACGAGAAGCCTTATTTATGTTCTGAGTGTGGAAAGACTTTTAGACAGAAGGCACATTTAAAAGAGCATCAGAAGGTCCACACTGCAgtgagagagtttgtgtgctCTGAGTGTGGGAAGGGTTTTAAGAAAGCTACAGACTGGAGACGACACCAGATGATTCACACTGAAGAGAAGCTGTAcatatgcactcagtgtggggaGAGTTTCACACAATTATCAACACTTAATGAACATGTAGAGATCCACAATGTAGAAAAAATCACTAATAAAGAAGGAATGAAGTTTCCTGAAAGCTCTACTTTATAA